A window of Candidatus Neomarinimicrobiota bacterium contains these coding sequences:
- a CDS encoding T9SS type A sorting domain-containing protein encodes MLFKKRFNLMVMFVNVIATFLVVYTPSIAQVVGTRERAYHERGMIRETLYNDGVISRPWIICKWPGPGEYLFEWPKYSETYIDGQYYYGHHMSHGGGVFISANLRSKHTKEERIYAFCGGTGERTQTQEPYGTWSFPISMKKIENYPLLPNGDINPDFNPDEAEEIIIAKWATPVGITVTRTSRAWSYPDYDDMIIYEYLLVYDGNTDSDTSTIEMDYDGDGKPDEDLVDVLFHISHSFATSMLGFNRWYPPSRGEYYIGWFYDEYQGIYRQDLRWSFDPDYWLLFNTTVHTGSEDTDREWWAYKPEPDPDHFMEFATTKLNGGGLLGAGCPGLCLLYWDTNHLANLNPNDPNRDPTLYNLLKDANGEYFELDENGHIKQPWNMKNGTPRSSVVKVKDRACDMDERWWTVYGKVGVPKGVPSDGNMYVLPDGKTWYGRARFEWDETYNGTQINNGYGPYVLKPGDSLEFAYATVIGYGGTDTKICCGGQRDKQFFKVRTLHRPIILNETDHDTEYDTDTEIDTVLMTDDYLGEFGYPDYINSDSIITVNQVAHKAQEAYIGRPLPWDPENNIPEVIVFPEDNPRPSKNPWKYKNIPIPPPAPVLNIVNTSNGKVKITWKPTPEQFENLFPNDVTGRLVKYYIWRSERKNGPWKLLDSLNVGEGLNDDGLYEYVDDDPAFKLGTTKYYAVTSVDKNGYQSGKTNITEHTRELASVEKMGKVYVVPNPFYVKSGFVDNDKMIKFYGLPEKCEIRIYSFSGQLVETIHHDADVNSDTWFQVTRNNQDLASGIYFFVVVAENGDKYTGKFVVIK; translated from the coding sequence ATGTTGTTCAAAAAGAGATTTAATCTAATGGTTATGTTTGTAAACGTAATTGCTACATTTTTGGTAGTATATACTCCTTCGATTGCACAGGTGGTTGGGACAAGGGAGCGCGCATATCATGAGCGAGGTATGATTAGGGAAACGTTGTATAATGATGGTGTAATTTCCCGCCCTTGGATAATATGCAAGTGGCCAGGACCTGGAGAATATTTGTTCGAGTGGCCGAAATATTCAGAAACTTATATTGATGGGCAGTATTATTATGGACATCACATGTCGCATGGTGGCGGAGTGTTTATATCTGCTAATTTAAGGAGTAAGCATACAAAGGAAGAAAGGATTTATGCATTTTGTGGTGGTACCGGTGAGAGAACTCAGACACAAGAACCATACGGTACATGGAGTTTTCCAATATCCATGAAAAAAATTGAGAATTATCCCTTATTACCTAATGGCGATATAAATCCTGATTTTAATCCCGATGAGGCTGAAGAGATAATAATAGCAAAATGGGCTACTCCTGTTGGTATAACTGTTACTAGAACTTCAAGAGCGTGGAGCTATCCAGATTATGATGATATGATAATTTATGAATACCTATTAGTTTACGATGGTAATACTGATAGTGATACATCAACGATTGAGATGGATTATGATGGAGATGGTAAACCGGATGAAGATCTCGTAGATGTATTGTTTCATATCAGTCATTCATTTGCAACTAGTATGTTGGGATTTAACAGGTGGTATCCACCTTCGAGGGGAGAATATTATATAGGTTGGTTTTATGATGAATATCAGGGGATTTATAGACAAGATTTACGTTGGTCTTTTGATCCAGATTATTGGCTATTGTTCAATACTACAGTGCATACAGGTTCTGAAGATACTGATAGAGAATGGTGGGCATATAAGCCAGAACCTGATCCTGATCATTTTATGGAATTTGCCACGACTAAGTTAAATGGTGGAGGTCTGTTAGGTGCTGGTTGCCCTGGATTATGTTTATTGTATTGGGATACAAATCATTTAGCAAACCTAAATCCAAATGATCCTAACAGAGATCCTACTTTATATAATTTGTTAAAAGATGCTAATGGAGAGTATTTTGAATTAGATGAGAATGGTCATATAAAGCAGCCGTGGAATATGAAGAATGGGACACCTCGTTCTTCTGTTGTTAAAGTTAAAGATAGAGCATGCGACATGGATGAAAGATGGTGGACAGTATACGGTAAAGTTGGAGTTCCAAAAGGAGTGCCATCGGATGGTAATATGTATGTACTTCCAGATGGTAAAACGTGGTATGGAAGAGCGCGATTTGAATGGGATGAAACATATAATGGGACACAAATAAACAATGGTTATGGTCCATATGTTTTAAAACCGGGCGATAGCCTTGAATTTGCGTACGCAACAGTGATCGGTTATGGAGGAACTGATACCAAGATATGTTGCGGTGGGCAAAGAGATAAGCAATTTTTCAAAGTTAGGACGCTTCATAGGCCGATAATATTAAACGAAACTGACCACGATACAGAGTATGATACTGATACAGAGATAGATACAGTATTAATGACGGATGATTATTTAGGGGAGTTTGGTTATCCTGATTACATTAATTCTGATTCAATAATTACGGTTAACCAGGTAGCTCATAAAGCGCAGGAAGCATATATAGGAAGACCATTACCTTGGGATCCAGAGAATAATATTCCAGAAGTAATTGTTTTTCCGGAGGATAATCCTAGACCATCAAAAAATCCGTGGAAATATAAAAATATACCGATTCCGCCTCCTGCACCTGTATTAAATATAGTTAACACAAGTAACGGTAAAGTTAAAATTACATGGAAGCCAACTCCAGAGCAATTTGAAAACTTGTTTCCGAACGATGTTACTGGTAGGCTCGTAAAATATTATATATGGAGATCAGAAAGGAAGAATGGTCCTTGGAAATTATTGGATTCGCTAAATGTTGGCGAAGGTTTGAATGATGATGGGCTATATGAATACGTAGATGATGATCCTGCATTTAAACTGGGAACTACAAAGTACTATGCAGTAACAAGTGTTGATAAAAATGGTTATCAAAGTGGTAAAACAAATATTACAGAGCATACGAGGGAATTAGCTAGTGTAGAAAAGATGGGAAAAGTATATGTAGTTCCTAATCCATTTTACGTAAAATCCGGTTTTGTTGATAATGATAAGATGATAAAGTTTTATGGTTTGCCTGAAAAGTGTGAAATAAGAATTTATAGTTTTTCCGGGCAACTAGTTGAAACTATACATCACGATGCGGATGTAAATTCTGATACATGGTTTCAAGTTACTAGAAACAATCAGGATTTAGCATCAGGAATATATTTCTTTGTGGTAGTTGCAGAAAATGGTGACAAATACACAGGCAAATTCGTAGTAATAAAATAA
- a CDS encoding PorV/PorQ family protein has translation MRANKILLTLIFLITTINAQFSTTPKVGTTVFQFLKVIPNAKAAGLGGISSTTITTSDAVFYNPAVLVNGENMQLSLSYLDYFLDVNLKSASLSINLGNWGVLGAFLLFNDVGEMDLTTAEAVIFNYETGEFNPGLTGEKFSVSSQCFGMSYAKRITNQFSFGLNAKYVVEDLYRAKASAFIFDGGVLYEPDFEYFKLGVMIRNFGKDVKFVDESYPLPQELTIGVSSYLVGGERPLIKQSNNLDILLLYNINQTRDHSQQQHLGAEISIAKKLFIRVGRKFYFDEEDFTYGVGINLKKFRFDYAYNKFGEYLPSVNHISFSMKIR, from the coding sequence ATGAGAGCTAATAAAATATTATTGACATTAATATTTTTGATTACAACTATTAATGCCCAATTTTCGACAACTCCGAAGGTCGGTACTACTGTATTTCAATTCTTAAAAGTTATCCCAAACGCTAAGGCTGCAGGATTAGGAGGCATATCTTCTACTACAATAACAACATCTGATGCAGTATTTTATAATCCAGCAGTGCTTGTGAACGGAGAGAATATGCAACTCAGCCTATCGTATTTAGATTACTTTCTGGATGTTAATCTTAAAAGTGCTTCTTTGTCAATTAATTTAGGAAACTGGGGGGTGTTAGGTGCATTTTTGTTATTCAACGATGTAGGTGAAATGGATTTAACTACTGCGGAGGCTGTAATATTCAATTATGAGACAGGAGAATTTAATCCTGGGTTAACGGGAGAGAAATTTAGCGTTAGTTCTCAATGTTTCGGTATGTCTTATGCAAAAAGAATAACAAATCAGTTTTCCTTTGGTTTAAACGCGAAATATGTTGTTGAAGATTTATACAGAGCAAAAGCATCAGCATTTATTTTTGATGGCGGAGTACTGTATGAACCAGATTTTGAATATTTCAAATTAGGTGTTATGATAAGGAATTTTGGGAAAGATGTTAAATTTGTAGATGAAAGTTATCCATTACCACAGGAATTAACAATTGGTGTATCAAGTTATTTGGTTGGAGGAGAAAGACCGCTTATAAAACAATCAAATAACTTAGATATTTTGCTTTTATACAATATAAATCAAACTAGGGACCACAGCCAGCAGCAACATTTAGGAGCAGAAATTTCTATTGCTAAAAAATTGTTTATAAGGGTAGGTAGAAAATTTTATTTTGATGAGGAAGATTTTACTTATGGTGTCGGAATTAATCTGAAAAAATTCAGATTTGACTACGCATACAATAAATTTGGGGAATACCTTCCTTCAGTTAATCATATAAGTTTTAGTATGAAAATAAGGTAA
- a CDS encoding DUF5123 domain-containing protein, with amino-acid sequence MKRLVFFLMICSLLIVPLMAAHYEVLEIKQDSEADQGATLLDALKYIQQGVITADTLLLVSDGGLYGIDTFLIERATTIRIIAAPNLENKPILRPVQQAYGEYALLDISEQCDFELNGIIFDGRVMGEDAVYDSIRRFIRIKDAGINEDLDVDGDIKIINCDFRNVYKHPEWPLVEDGLKGAASEYEGKFIEWEKGSTSDSVIIKNCTFTNFGDEILNAGNSYKSYTSDDGVTYDKGLPPFSYLLVEDCTFNNVNGSAIKLCDDADKDTPSPKVIINHCTFYKCQRRVIWARDFDGMEVKNLIIANSIFGHESFSGTAYLMQIEGKGSYAAYIDTFNIAGIKDDGDGDASDDTVRFEGFVLLGAGTKRGIPLDSTDYIPTIDSATVYNYDPGFADPDNGDFTLDPNSPVLTLADDGGALGDRRWVPTGGNSIENGEVAISEKFELKQNYPNPFNPVTTIEFSAPVGEVVKLTVYNMLGETVEVLYSGKVKQRNNKISWDASVYPAGVYFCKLSARNESKVVKMMLLK; translated from the coding sequence ATGAAAAGGTTGGTATTTTTTCTAATGATTTGTTCCCTGTTGATTGTGCCATTGATGGCAGCACATTATGAAGTTCTTGAGATTAAGCAGGATTCTGAAGCAGATCAAGGAGCTACATTATTGGATGCATTAAAGTATATCCAACAAGGTGTAATAACAGCTGATACTTTGCTTCTTGTTTCTGATGGCGGTTTGTATGGGATCGATACTTTTCTGATTGAGAGAGCCACTACAATCAGGATTATAGCGGCTCCGAATCTTGAAAATAAGCCTATATTAAGACCTGTTCAGCAGGCTTACGGGGAATACGCATTATTGGATATTTCTGAACAATGTGATTTTGAATTAAACGGAATAATTTTTGACGGTAGGGTTATGGGTGAAGATGCGGTATATGATTCTATAAGGAGATTTATAAGAATTAAAGATGCAGGAATTAATGAGGATCTTGATGTAGATGGTGATATTAAGATAATCAATTGTGATTTTAGAAATGTTTATAAGCATCCGGAATGGCCTTTAGTAGAGGATGGACTAAAAGGTGCTGCAAGTGAATATGAAGGTAAATTTATTGAATGGGAAAAAGGATCCACTAGTGACTCAGTAATAATTAAAAATTGTACATTTACAAATTTTGGTGATGAAATTTTAAATGCAGGTAATTCTTATAAGTCATATACTTCAGATGATGGAGTTACATACGATAAAGGGTTACCACCATTTAGTTATCTCTTAGTAGAGGATTGCACTTTTAATAATGTAAACGGTAGTGCTATCAAGCTTTGTGATGATGCTGATAAGGACACGCCAAGTCCAAAAGTAATTATTAATCACTGTACGTTCTATAAGTGTCAGAGAAGAGTAATATGGGCGAGAGATTTCGATGGAATGGAGGTTAAAAACTTAATAATTGCAAATTCTATTTTTGGTCATGAAAGCTTTTCGGGAACTGCTTATTTAATGCAGATTGAAGGTAAAGGGTCATATGCTGCATATATAGACACTTTTAATATAGCAGGAATAAAAGACGATGGAGATGGCGACGCCTCAGATGATACTGTAAGGTTTGAGGGGTTTGTACTATTGGGTGCAGGTACAAAAAGAGGTATACCACTTGACTCCACGGATTATATTCCTACAATTGATAGTGCAACAGTTTACAACTACGATCCAGGGTTTGCAGATCCAGATAATGGGGACTTTACTTTAGATCCAAATTCTCCTGTGTTAACACTTGCTGATGATGGAGGAGCTCTTGGTGATAGAAGATGGGTTCCAACAGGTGGAAATTCTATTGAAAATGGTGAAGTAGCAATTTCAGAAAAATTTGAGCTCAAGCAAAATTATCCAAACCCATTTAATCCAGTAACTACAATTGAATTTTCAGCTCCTGTAGGGGAAGTAGTTAAATTGACAGTTTATAATATGTTAGGAGAAACAGTGGAAGTTCTGTATTCTGGTAAAGTAAAACAGAGGAACAATAAGATCAGTTGGGATGCTTCTGTATATCCTGCTGGGGTATATTTTTGTAAGTTAAGTGCTCGTAATGAATCAAAAGTGGTAAAAATGATGCTATTAAAGTGA
- a CDS encoding DUF5123 domain-containing protein → MKSLFKVVLFSFVFLIFSYAYGTVTEVEAGIGTLEQAIENAQPGDTIVLITSGGKYLDTTQVVIDKDLVIMGAEGLANKPIIEYVGESTSAYIFKVVGSPKVTLVNLEINGDGTADGAAGKAKYALRLDNEDPNGSMIVKVYDCIMHDFKEKIIKPYGNCGIDSLIVKNSIFYNGAKEGITLYSGSSSDPAVVLDYAEITNCTFYNFAREAIKGDTYTDAKVRINHCTIYNCGGTSKSMMYFDDMADVEVKNSLFVGNSYDDYFARFESEESIFKYNGVWDVFNPKVQDATVTDTFHLDPLFQDPDNGNFYLAENSPARGKADDGHALGDLRWEEVPGKYILSVVIEGEGSYELYPPGGVYDPGTEVTITAIPETGWKIDHWEPSNFPPDGETMTVTMDGNKTVVIVFAPMVEELSYEVVGIGHLEFDPAPIDTTETGFLFKQYSDVQITAVSDTTSMAFKEWQGDVTSTDNPITVSMDSSIFLLAVFEPVVPQCSLNVEIAGLGNVIQVPEPYGFYESYDKGTEVMLVAEPFIGWKFDGWSGDTTSTEDTIVVTLDSTVDIVANFSEIQVAGGRIEIEADETVNTLYWAIEYVRNTSVDTIVLATDGGVYEADEFINVNTNVTIMAKKGLAKKPIIKGNPDPSYSSGIFQIKVGEEQPIRFSLIGVEAYGAKYTVRTDDDTVRAIIKVDSCYFHDAGEVLVKVYPKSFVDSLIITNTKFRNSGKEGIYLKEPNTIGYLNVENCTFIHIAREAIRVRDNDDMTIFINHCTFDSIDYDKDYRMIYPEGVNNVTIRNCIFANQLGSNDEVFKLYGESVADHILLWNTATEIEREGEAWIDEETIWSFDPKFVDPSTDDYTLSAESHAYDIASDGLALGDLNWATEEPIHVFLTVEIQGNGKVSMEPPPVGLSYDPGTSVTLVADPDSGWVFKSWEGDITGSDNPISVEINDDMHVVAVFEVKTGISEEAIPAEYELSQNYPNPFNASTVIKFAIKEEGHTTLSIYDLMGREVMRLIDEVKKPGYYQVYFNASKLPSGVYFYRLESGDFVSIKKMLLVK, encoded by the coding sequence ATGAAAAGTTTATTTAAGGTAGTATTATTTTCTTTTGTCTTTTTAATATTTAGTTATGCTTACGGGACGGTGACGGAGGTGGAAGCAGGTATTGGTACTTTGGAACAGGCGATTGAAAATGCCCAACCAGGTGATACTATAGTACTAATTACCAGTGGAGGTAAATATCTTGATACGACACAAGTAGTAATTGATAAGGATCTGGTAATTATGGGAGCTGAGGGTCTTGCTAATAAACCGATAATTGAATATGTTGGAGAAAGCACTTCTGCGTATATCTTCAAAGTAGTAGGTTCACCGAAAGTTACATTGGTTAATTTAGAAATCAATGGAGATGGTACTGCAGATGGAGCAGCAGGTAAGGCGAAATATGCTTTAAGATTGGATAATGAAGATCCAAATGGCAGTATGATAGTTAAGGTGTATGATTGTATAATGCATGACTTTAAAGAGAAGATTATCAAGCCTTATGGAAATTGTGGTATTGATTCATTAATTGTGAAAAATAGTATTTTTTACAACGGTGCTAAAGAAGGAATAACATTGTATTCGGGCTCGTCAAGTGATCCAGCTGTTGTACTCGATTATGCGGAGATAACTAATTGTACTTTCTATAATTTTGCAAGAGAAGCCATTAAGGGCGATACCTATACTGATGCGAAAGTAAGAATTAATCATTGTACGATTTATAACTGTGGTGGGACTAGTAAATCTATGATGTATTTTGATGATATGGCTGATGTAGAGGTTAAAAATTCGCTTTTTGTAGGTAATAGTTACGATGATTATTTTGCGCGTTTTGAATCAGAGGAAAGTATTTTTAAATACAATGGTGTGTGGGATGTCTTTAATCCGAAAGTACAAGATGCCACTGTCACTGATACTTTTCATTTAGATCCTCTTTTCCAGGATCCTGACAATGGTAATTTTTATTTAGCTGAGAACTCACCCGCTCGAGGAAAAGCTGATGATGGTCATGCTTTGGGAGATTTGAGATGGGAGGAAGTGCCCGGTAAGTATATTTTATCCGTTGTTATTGAAGGAGAAGGTAGCTATGAATTGTATCCTCCTGGTGGTGTGTATGACCCTGGTACAGAGGTAACCATAACAGCTATACCTGAGACCGGGTGGAAAATAGATCATTGGGAACCTTCTAATTTTCCGCCTGATGGTGAGACGATGACAGTTACAATGGATGGAAATAAAACTGTGGTAATTGTTTTTGCACCAATGGTGGAAGAATTATCTTATGAAGTTGTGGGAATCGGTCATTTGGAATTCGATCCTGCACCAATTGATACAACAGAAACGGGGTTTTTGTTCAAACAATATAGTGATGTCCAAATAACTGCTGTGTCAGATACAACCTCTATGGCATTCAAAGAGTGGCAGGGAGATGTTACATCCACTGATAATCCAATTACGGTGTCTATGGATTCCAGTATTTTCCTATTAGCAGTCTTTGAGCCGGTTGTTCCACAGTGTTCATTGAATGTAGAAATAGCTGGATTAGGTAATGTGATTCAAGTACCAGAACCATATGGATTTTATGAGTCTTATGACAAAGGTACCGAAGTAATGTTAGTTGCAGAACCATTTATTGGATGGAAATTTGATGGGTGGTCGGGAGATACGACTTCTACTGAGGATACGATTGTTGTCACCCTGGATTCGACTGTAGATATTGTAGCGAATTTTAGCGAAATACAGGTTGCAGGAGGCAGGATTGAAATAGAAGCCGATGAAACAGTTAATACATTGTATTGGGCAATAGAGTATGTTAGAAATACTAGCGTCGATACCATTGTGCTGGCTACAGATGGTGGTGTATATGAAGCGGATGAGTTTATTAATGTAAATACGAATGTAACTATAATGGCAAAAAAAGGATTGGCGAAAAAGCCTATAATAAAGGGCAATCCAGATCCAAGTTATTCATCGGGTATATTCCAGATAAAAGTGGGTGAAGAGCAACCGATCAGGTTTTCACTTATTGGTGTAGAGGCGTATGGAGCAAAATATACAGTAAGAACTGATGATGATACAGTAAGGGCGATAATAAAAGTAGATAGTTGTTACTTCCATGATGCAGGTGAAGTATTGGTAAAGGTATATCCAAAATCGTTTGTGGATAGTTTAATAATTACTAATACAAAATTCAGAAATAGTGGGAAAGAAGGTATTTATTTGAAAGAACCGAACACTATAGGATATCTAAATGTTGAAAATTGTACTTTTATCCACATTGCGAGAGAAGCAATAAGAGTAAGAGATAATGATGATATGACAATTTTCATTAATCACTGTACTTTTGATTCTATAGACTATGATAAAGACTATAGGATGATATATCCAGAAGGTGTAAATAATGTTACAATAAGGAATTGTATTTTTGCAAATCAGCTTGGTTCGAATGATGAGGTATTTAAACTATATGGTGAATCGGTTGCCGATCATATATTGTTGTGGAATACAGCTACTGAGATAGAGCGAGAAGGAGAAGCGTGGATAGATGAGGAAACTATATGGAGTTTTGATCCAAAATTTGTAGATCCATCTACTGACGATTACACTTTGTCTGCAGAGTCTCATGCTTATGATATAGCGAGTGATGGATTGGCCTTGGGTGATCTTAATTGGGCAACAGAAGAGCCTATACATGTATTTTTAACTGTAGAAATACAGGGAAATGGTAAGGTAAGTATGGAGCCTCCTCCAGTTGGTTTAAGCTACGATCCAGGTACATCGGTAACGCTAGTTGCTGATCCCGATAGTGGATGGGTATTCAAAAGTTGGGAAGGTGACATTACTGGATCTGATAATCCTATCAGTGTAGAAATTAATGATGATATGCATGTTGTAGCAGTTTTTGAAGTTAAAACCGGGATTTCTGAAGAGGCAATTCCTGCTGAATATGAACTATCACAGAATTATCCAAATCCTTTTAATGCGAGTACGGTTATAAAGTTTGCTATTAAAGAGGAAGGACATACCACATTGTCCATTTATGACTTAATGGGAAGGGAAGTTATGCGATTGATTGATGAGGTCAAGAAGCCCGGCTATTATCAGGTATATTTTAATGCAAGTAAACTGCCATCCGGTGTATATTTCTATAGGTTAGAATCGGGTGATTTTGTTAGTATAAAGAAAATGTTGTTAGTGAAATAA